The following coding sequences lie in one Chloroflexota bacterium genomic window:
- a CDS encoding AI-2E family transporter, giving the protein MTESAAWRVVSRAILFTIAVLIGLWLLGQLTSVVVRVLLAVILAAGMKPLVDRLTHRELRKQGWWTPPRGLVVLVVYLTTIILVSVAGGLILQVVIVEVQNLINGVPVYAPRLVNYVNDLLDYLPGGRQIVADFDIGAQLSSLVTRVFSVFSQALIVFQYALSLVSGLLDVLMILLLALYITTDGPRIARYLRAFLPPDRHDQASRITERIFVRLGGWVSGQILLCVIIGFMSWVGLVIIGVPYAVVLALVAGVMEAVPNVGPFVAAVPAVLIAALYSPWQALLVAGLYLLIQQLENYVIVPRVMSKAVELHPLAVLLALMIGGELMGVLGAVLSVPVAAAISVIVDEIRTERLVPTVDAEDYLSDDLLPKGGIGHQVQEQQTAHDSSEGGA; this is encoded by the coding sequence GTGACTGAGTCGGCCGCCTGGCGCGTGGTCAGCCGCGCCATCCTGTTTACCATCGCCGTCCTGATCGGGCTGTGGTTGCTCGGCCAGCTGACCTCCGTGGTTGTGCGGGTGCTGCTGGCCGTCATCCTGGCGGCGGGCATGAAGCCGCTCGTGGACCGCCTGACGCACCGCGAGCTGCGGAAGCAGGGCTGGTGGACGCCCCCGCGCGGCCTCGTCGTGCTGGTGGTCTACCTGACGACCATCATCCTGGTCAGCGTGGCCGGCGGCCTGATCCTCCAGGTGGTCATCGTCGAAGTCCAGAACCTGATCAACGGCGTGCCGGTCTACGCGCCCCGCCTGGTCAATTACGTCAACGACTTGCTCGACTACCTGCCCGGCGGTCGGCAAATCGTCGCCGACTTCGATATCGGCGCGCAGCTCAGCAGCCTCGTCACCCGTGTCTTCAGCGTCTTCTCGCAGGCGCTGATCGTCTTCCAGTACGCGCTCAGCCTCGTGAGCGGCCTGCTCGACGTGCTGATGATCCTACTGCTGGCGCTCTACATCACCACGGACGGCCCGCGCATCGCCCGCTACCTCCGAGCGTTCCTGCCACCGGACCGCCACGATCAGGCATCGCGCATCACGGAGCGCATCTTCGTGCGGCTCGGCGGCTGGGTCAGCGGCCAGATTCTGCTGTGCGTGATCATCGGGTTCATGAGCTGGGTCGGCCTGGTGATCATCGGCGTCCCGTATGCCGTGGTGCTGGCGCTGGTGGCCGGCGTCATGGAGGCCGTCCCGAACGTCGGCCCGTTCGTCGCTGCCGTGCCAGCCGTGTTGATCGCGGCACTCTACTCGCCGTGGCAGGCGTTGCTGGTCGCGGGCCTCTACCTGCTGATCCAGCAGCTTGAGAACTACGTCATCGTGCCGCGTGTGATGTCGAAGGCCGTGGAGCTGCACCCGCTGGCGGTCCTGCTCGCGCTGATGATCGGCGGCGAGCTGATGGGCGTCCTCGGTGCGGTGCTCTCGGTGCCGGTGGCGGCGGCGATCTCGGTGATCGTGGACGAGATCCGCACGGAGCGGCTTGTCCCAACCGTTGACGCCGAAGATTACCTGTCGGACGATCTGCTCCCGAAGGGCGGCATCGGTCATCAAGTGCAGGAGCAGCAGACGGCGCATGACTCATCCGAGGGCGGGGCGTAG
- a CDS encoding NAD(P)-dependent oxidoreductase, which translates to MATGDTPTIGFIGLGQMGAPMVRNLIKAGHRPIVHNRSRAIVDAIAAEGADTAASAREVAERVDILFTCVGFPADVERVYLGEGGAIEGARAGQVFCDTSTVGPDTHYLVAARLAAKGVGYLDAPISGGVGGASAGTLTIMVGGAAEDFERVRPLLEIMGQNIHHVGPTGAGATIKLVNQMMNFICTLGSIEGLVLATKAGIDPKLAYEILRTSSGANKPLDGLVQSALSRNFEPGFTTDLMHKDVSLAVELGKALGVRLLSGSLAEQVLQETRGAGYGKKAPGSALLVQEKLAGVEVVSQS; encoded by the coding sequence ATGGCGACTGGCGACACGCCGACAATCGGCTTCATCGGGCTGGGGCAGATGGGCGCGCCGATGGTGCGGAACCTCATCAAGGCCGGGCATCGGCCCATCGTCCACAATCGCAGCCGCGCCATCGTCGACGCGATAGCCGCCGAGGGCGCGGACACGGCCGCCTCGGCGCGCGAGGTCGCGGAGCGGGTGGACATCCTGTTCACCTGCGTCGGCTTCCCGGCCGACGTCGAGCGGGTGTACCTCGGCGAGGGGGGAGCCATCGAAGGGGCGCGGGCCGGCCAGGTCTTCTGTGACACCAGCACCGTTGGTCCGGACACCCACTACCTCGTCGCCGCGAGGCTGGCTGCGAAAGGTGTGGGCTACCTGGACGCGCCGATCAGCGGTGGCGTCGGCGGCGCGTCGGCCGGAACCCTGACGATCATGGTCGGCGGGGCCGCCGAGGACTTCGAGCGGGTCCGCCCGCTGCTCGAGATCATGGGCCAGAACATCCACCATGTCGGGCCGACGGGGGCCGGTGCGACGATCAAGCTGGTCAACCAGATGATGAACTTCATCTGCACGCTCGGCTCGATTGAGGGGCTGGTGCTGGCGACCAAGGCCGGCATCGACCCGAAGCTGGCCTACGAGATCCTGCGGACCAGCAGTGGCGCGAACAAGCCGCTCGACGGGCTGGTGCAGAGCGCGCTGTCCCGCAACTTCGAGCCGGGGTTCACCACGGATCTGATGCACAAGGACGTCTCGCTGGCGGTCGAGCTGGGGAAGGCGCTGGGCGTGCGGCTGCTCTCGGGCTCGCTGGCGGAGCAGGTGCTCCAGGAGACGCGGGGCGCGGGCTACGGCAAGAAGGCCCCAGGTTCGGCGCTGCTGGTGCAGGAGAAGCTGGCGGGCGTCGAGGTCGTCTCCCAGTCGTAG
- a CDS encoding formylglycine-generating enzyme family protein has product MVLLDGGPFLMGTDDHEGYPADGEGPVRKIRVSPFWIDRTTVSNSQFSRFVEATGYVTEAERYGWSFVFAGLLPDEFPPTRGVAQAPWWRQVYGADWRRPEGPQSSLAGRDDHPVIQVSWNDARAYAAWAKKRLLTEAEWEFAARGGLEQQRFPWGNDLQPNGEHWMNVWQGTFPAKNTAEDGYVGTAPVDAFPANGYGLFNMTGNVWEWCTDWFHPTFHITGPRRNPRGPKSGASRVMRGGSFLCHRSYCNRYRVAARSANTPDSATGNLGFRCGRDA; this is encoded by the coding sequence ATGGTCTTGCTCGACGGCGGCCCGTTCCTGATGGGCACGGACGATCACGAGGGGTACCCGGCCGATGGCGAGGGGCCGGTCCGCAAGATCCGGGTCAGCCCATTCTGGATCGACCGCACCACCGTCTCGAACAGCCAGTTCAGCCGGTTCGTCGAGGCGACGGGCTACGTCACCGAGGCCGAGCGATACGGCTGGTCGTTCGTGTTCGCCGGGCTGCTGCCAGACGAGTTCCCGCCGACGCGGGGTGTCGCGCAGGCTCCGTGGTGGCGGCAGGTCTACGGCGCAGACTGGCGGCGCCCGGAGGGACCGCAATCGTCACTGGCCGGCCGCGACGATCACCCCGTCATCCAGGTGTCCTGGAACGACGCCCGCGCCTACGCCGCCTGGGCGAAGAAGCGCTTGCTGACTGAGGCCGAATGGGAGTTCGCAGCCCGTGGCGGCCTGGAGCAGCAGCGCTTTCCCTGGGGCAACGACCTGCAACCGAACGGCGAGCACTGGATGAACGTCTGGCAGGGCACATTCCCTGCGAAGAACACGGCCGAAGATGGGTACGTCGGGACGGCGCCGGTCGACGCGTTCCCGGCGAACGGCTACGGTCTGTTCAACATGACCGGCAACGTCTGGGAGTGGTGCACTGACTGGTTCCACCCGACTTTCCACATCACCGGACCGCGCCGCAACCCGCGCGGCCCGAAGTCTGGCGCCAGCCGGGTCATGCGCGGGGGATCGTTCCTGTGCCACCGCTCCTACTGCAACCGGTATCGGGTGGCGGCCCGCAGCGCGAACACGCCCGACAGTGCCACAGGGAACCTGGGATTCCGCTGCGGTCGGGACGCCTAG
- a CDS encoding SDR family oxidoreductase, with protein MARTADKIALITGAASGIGAALATRLASDGLAGLALLDRDADALAAVVERLSRPELRILAMPLDVADEAAWADAEARVRSTFGRLDYAVANAGVAHGEALADHSFAAWRRVLSINLDGAFLTLRSCLRLMREGGNGGAIVVVSSASAIKAEPGVAAYGASKAAVLQLARVAAKEAAPDRIRVNAILPGGVQTPIWRDVPFFQDLVQQEGDEQAAFDRMAGMATPLGRYATADEIAGQIAFLLSDASATITGAAIVTDGGYTL; from the coding sequence GTGGCGAGAACTGCCGACAAGATTGCTCTCATCACCGGAGCAGCCTCGGGCATCGGGGCGGCGCTCGCGACGAGACTGGCATCAGACGGGCTTGCCGGGTTGGCCTTGCTGGACCGCGACGCCGATGCCCTCGCGGCAGTGGTCGAGCGCCTGTCTCGCCCCGAGCTTCGCATCCTCGCCATGCCCCTGGATGTCGCCGATGAAGCCGCCTGGGCCGACGCTGAAGCCCGCGTCCGCTCCACTTTTGGACGGCTCGACTATGCCGTCGCGAACGCCGGCGTGGCGCACGGCGAAGCGTTGGCAGACCACAGCTTCGCGGCGTGGCGTCGGGTGCTGTCCATCAACCTGGATGGGGCGTTCCTGACGCTCCGCTCGTGCCTGCGGCTGATGCGGGAGGGCGGCAACGGCGGCGCGATCGTCGTGGTGTCGTCGGCCTCCGCGATCAAGGCCGAGCCGGGAGTCGCCGCCTACGGCGCGTCCAAAGCGGCGGTCCTGCAGTTGGCACGCGTCGCCGCGAAGGAGGCCGCCCCGGACCGGATCCGCGTCAACGCGATCCTGCCTGGCGGCGTGCAGACGCCCATCTGGCGCGACGTCCCGTTCTTTCAGGATCTCGTGCAGCAGGAGGGCGACGAGCAGGCGGCCTTCGACCGCATGGCCGGCATGGCGACGCCGCTCGGGCGCTACGCCACCGCCGACGAGATCGCCGGGCAGATCGCGTTCCTGCTCTCCGACGCATCCGCCACGATCACCGGCGCGGCAATCGTGACGGACGGCGGCTACACGCTCTGA
- a CDS encoding aminotransferase class IV — MERHLARLERSAASIRLELDPSAEEIGRIAEDLLIREAADEATIYIQVTRGAAPRSHAIPKGASNTTFVAIRGPLAPPPDLLKNGAAAITVPDDRWARCDVKVIGLTANVLARSAAVDAGAFEAIFVRDGYVTDAASCNVFAVFGDRLMTAPCTNYILWGITRAVTLELARENGIDTQEAAFRAEQLAQADEIFVTGTTSGIMPIVTLNGAQVGAGRVGPITRRLMELYEVRTGGANALAQAAWAH, encoded by the coding sequence ATGGAGCGGCACCTCGCACGGTTGGAGCGCAGCGCGGCGTCGATCCGCCTGGAGCTCGACCCGTCCGCTGAGGAGATCGGGCGGATCGCAGAGGACTTGCTGATCCGCGAGGCTGCCGACGAGGCGACCATCTACATTCAGGTCACGCGCGGCGCGGCCCCGCGCAGCCACGCCATCCCGAAGGGCGCGTCGAACACGACGTTCGTGGCGATCCGTGGGCCGCTGGCGCCACCTCCCGACCTCCTCAAGAATGGCGCGGCGGCGATCACCGTGCCGGACGACCGCTGGGCGCGCTGCGACGTGAAGGTGATCGGGCTGACGGCGAACGTGCTGGCGCGCAGCGCGGCGGTCGACGCTGGCGCCTTCGAGGCGATCTTCGTGCGCGACGGCTACGTGACCGATGCCGCGTCGTGCAACGTCTTCGCGGTCTTCGGGGACCGCCTCATGACGGCCCCCTGCACGAACTACATCCTGTGGGGCATCACCCGCGCCGTGACCCTGGAGCTGGCCCGTGAGAACGGCATCGACACGCAGGAGGCGGCGTTCCGGGCCGAGCAGCTGGCCCAGGCTGACGAGATCTTCGTGACGGGAACCACCTCCGGCATCATGCCGATTGTGACCCTTAACGGCGCACAGGTCGGCGCTGGGCGCGTCGGCCCGATCACGCGGCGCTTGATGGAGCTGTACGAGGTGCGGACGGGCGGCGCGAACGCCCTGGCCCAGGCGGCCTGGGCGCACTGA
- a CDS encoding histidine phosphatase family protein, with the protein MPIPMTSNTLYLVRHGENPANVNREFSYKIVDYSLNERGVRQAQETAAYFANGSVRVDAIFSSPLKRALETAQIIGAQTGHGVSIIEEFREINCGEFDGAPPTSERWRHHDEILEAWRTGDHQVSFPGGENYLTLLDRVRVGLERAVVGRNGQHIVIVAHGGIVTASLKDVCRELDPGVIQSAPNRNCAITELDLHTRGEESWGHLKRWASCEHLSE; encoded by the coding sequence ATGCCGATCCCGATGACCAGCAACACACTGTATCTCGTGCGCCATGGCGAGAACCCGGCCAACGTCAACCGCGAGTTCTCGTACAAGATCGTGGACTATTCGCTCAACGAGCGCGGCGTCCGGCAGGCCCAGGAGACGGCTGCCTACTTCGCGAACGGATCGGTGCGCGTGGACGCGATCTTCAGCTCGCCGCTGAAGCGAGCGCTGGAGACGGCCCAGATCATCGGGGCGCAGACGGGCCACGGCGTCTCCATCATCGAAGAGTTCCGTGAGATCAACTGCGGCGAGTTCGACGGCGCTCCGCCGACGTCTGAGCGCTGGCGTCACCACGACGAGATCCTGGAAGCGTGGCGCACCGGCGACCATCAGGTCAGCTTCCCGGGCGGCGAGAACTACCTCACGCTGTTGGATCGGGTGCGCGTCGGGCTGGAAAGGGCCGTGGTGGGCCGCAATGGTCAGCACATCGTGATCGTGGCGCACGGCGGCATCGTGACGGCGTCGCTGAAGGACGTCTGCCGCGAGCTTGACCCGGGCGTGATCCAGTCAGCACCGAATCGTAACTGCGCCATCACCGAGCTCGACCTGCACACGCGCGGCGAGGAAAGCTGGGGCCACCTGAAGCGCTGGGCCTCCTGCGAGCACCTGTCCGAGTAG
- a CDS encoding cytidine deaminase has protein sequence MTEPAAHSAPHADRLLAQARAAAERAYVPYSKFRVGAAVTVGSQTFQGCNVENASYGLTVCAERVALFTAVAAGYPRVERLAVSCVDASPDLGPDGRMPCGACRQVMAELMGTDAEVIVDGAGTFRVSDLLPRAFTL, from the coding sequence ATGACGGAACCCGCCGCTCACAGCGCGCCGCACGCCGATCGGCTGCTGGCGCAGGCTCGCGCGGCCGCCGAGCGCGCCTACGTCCCCTACTCGAAGTTCCGGGTCGGGGCAGCGGTGACGGTGGGCAGCCAGACGTTCCAGGGCTGCAACGTCGAGAACGCCTCCTACGGCCTGACCGTCTGCGCCGAGCGCGTGGCGCTGTTCACCGCCGTGGCGGCGGGCTACCCGCGCGTGGAGCGGCTGGCCGTGAGCTGCGTGGACGCCAGCCCGGATCTCGGCCCGGACGGACGGATGCCGTGCGGGGCGTGCCGGCAGGTGATGGCCGAGCTGATGGGGACGGACGCCGAGGTCATCGTGGACGGGGCCGGCACGTTCCGCGTCTCCGACCTGCTGCCACGCGCGTTCACCCTCTGA
- a CDS encoding MFS transporter codes for MTSATLPPTSATAARPRLMTTLLAAQVCGSTGHSLTLAVGSIVAADLTGSNTLSGIPVAVGALGGALASVPLSWLMARHGRRPGLALGYVLGVVGSVLSMAAVAERSFGLFLVGMFLFGFGQASSLLGRFAAADVSTTDQRGRAIGLIVGGATAGSIIGPNLLTPATAVAERLGLPVVGGPFLIGIVGFGLGALLLQTFLRPDPLTVARELHLADAGTRAAAAASRAARPLGRILRVPRIRIAFGALMTSQLVMIGTTSTAAVYLKDHGHDVGMIGIAVSLHLAGMYMASPFTGWLCDRVGRLTMILSGGMLLIVATVVAGLAPGSNGLLVALMFCLNGVGWNFAFVAGSALLTDALAPQERTSMQGFADLMTGLMGALGSTLGGIMLQSWGFAALNGAGAILILGPLAAVWLGRAALAPQPSERPEAAASSA; via the coding sequence ATGACCTCGGCGACGCTCCCGCCGACCAGCGCCACGGCGGCGCGCCCCCGCCTGATGACCACGCTGCTGGCGGCGCAGGTCTGTGGCAGCACCGGCCATTCGCTGACGCTGGCCGTGGGCAGTATCGTGGCGGCCGACCTGACCGGCAGTAACACGCTGTCCGGCATTCCGGTCGCCGTCGGGGCGCTCGGCGGGGCACTGGCCAGCGTGCCGCTCTCCTGGCTGATGGCCCGCCACGGGCGACGGCCCGGCCTGGCGCTGGGGTATGTCCTGGGGGTGGTCGGGAGCGTCCTCAGCATGGCGGCCGTCGCCGAGCGGAGCTTCGGACTCTTTCTGGTCGGCATGTTCCTGTTCGGATTTGGGCAGGCCTCCAGCCTGCTGGGGCGCTTTGCAGCGGCAGACGTGAGTACGACGGATCAGCGTGGACGGGCCATCGGGCTGATCGTCGGCGGGGCGACGGCCGGCTCGATCATCGGGCCGAACCTGCTGACGCCAGCAACGGCCGTCGCCGAACGACTCGGTCTGCCGGTCGTCGGCGGGCCGTTCCTGATCGGTATCGTCGGGTTTGGGCTTGGGGCGCTGCTGCTGCAGACGTTCTTGCGGCCAGATCCGTTGACGGTCGCCCGCGAGCTGCATCTGGCAGACGCGGGTACGCGGGCGGCTGCCGCTGCCAGCCGCGCGGCCCGACCGCTCGGTCGGATCCTGCGCGTACCCCGCATCCGGATCGCGTTTGGCGCGCTGATGACCAGCCAGCTGGTGATGATCGGGACCACCTCGACGGCGGCGGTCTACCTCAAGGATCACGGGCACGACGTGGGGATGATCGGTATCGCCGTGTCGCTGCACCTGGCGGGCATGTACATGGCCTCGCCATTCACGGGCTGGCTCTGCGACCGCGTCGGCCGCCTGACGATGATCCTGTCGGGCGGGATGCTGCTGATCGTGGCGACGGTCGTGGCCGGGCTGGCGCCAGGGAGCAACGGGCTGCTGGTGGCCCTGATGTTCTGCCTGAACGGCGTCGGGTGGAACTTCGCGTTCGTGGCGGGCAGCGCGCTGCTGACCGATGCGCTGGCGCCCCAGGAGCGCACGTCGATGCAGGGGTTCGCGGACCTGATGACGGGCCTGATGGGGGCGTTGGGCAGCACGCTTGGCGGCATCATGCTGCAAAGCTGGGGGTTCGCGGCGCTCAACGGCGCGGGCGCGATCCTG
- a CDS encoding GNAT family N-acetyltransferase produces the protein MGAEPATIPLTMSDTTTPHPYTLRAAILPDAPTLARQRRLMFDEISRMPDAEGDALEASIRAYVDRAMPAGTFYAWVVEQDEAIVAGGGLQLRTLMPRPGFVRGEPEGLIVSMWTEPAHRRRGLGRRVVDAILAWGAENGVTRFTLHASNDGRPLYELYGFRQTNEMRRET, from the coding sequence ATGGGAGCCGAGCCGGCTACCATCCCGCTCACCATGTCTGACACCACGACGCCTCATCCTTACACCCTGCGCGCCGCCATCCTGCCCGATGCGCCGACCCTCGCGCGGCAGCGGCGGCTGATGTTTGACGAGATCAGCCGCATGCCCGACGCCGAAGGCGACGCGCTCGAAGCGTCGATCCGTGCCTACGTCGATCGCGCGATGCCGGCCGGCACGTTCTACGCCTGGGTCGTGGAGCAAGACGAGGCGATCGTGGCGGGCGGCGGGCTGCAGCTACGGACCCTGATGCCGCGCCCCGGCTTCGTTCGCGGCGAGCCAGAGGGGCTGATCGTCAGCATGTGGACGGAGCCGGCCCACCGGCGGCGTGGCCTCGGGCGGCGGGTTGTCGACGCGATCCTGGCCTGGGGCGCGGAGAACGGCGTCACCCGGTTCACCCTGCATGCCTCGAACGACGGCCGGCCGCTCTACGAGCTGTACGGGTTCCGCCAGACGAACGAGATGCGTCGCGAGACCTGA
- a CDS encoding sortase gives MTRRLRVGMAAALLVGGLLVMLIGGGAVAAGWYTARTWESSVEGEQAARALAAPTPRFLDDAAPTPTLRPTSTPRPATPRPATPTPLQATPALALRAADAGERRGGHLAATAPAGDDDRAQDASPPDAERDVPAPTATPEPRAPTDAIALAESEFRFLDPPEPGAQAQLTVAIRNASTLPTGPLRLTLSTRWLSGWRVLAAEPPVLDDRVEPGNRRIFEFPGLDPESEGAFELHLVTTDDLVDAPELVLSQSDGAEIDRTQPETVAPRPNPGPARTVEIPRLKLRAAVVQTTWEPPAFVVGQLKGTANLGEGNTVLLGHLNGLAGDVFARLDELEPGDEVIAVSRGLEYRYVVSETMLLPGDDSIPIQPTDEPRLTLLTCAGEWNPVEHDYSHRLWVVAEPAELAEASLKGERPGPLTRQLGLAPPLTLLPPANLGPSPKEAVVTATPEDAPEPESTIELLAPDDGAHVGERVTVAGRLTDAADASQPVWLAVRADVEGSRWYLYAEPLLPDADGEWSASLELGGAPGIRHTIVAAQVDPATNARLQRQARQRPGEPLSILPDAFEQGARITVVRR, from the coding sequence ATGACTCGGCGTCTGCGGGTGGGAATGGCCGCCGCGCTGCTCGTTGGCGGGCTGCTGGTCATGCTGATCGGCGGCGGCGCGGTGGCGGCCGGCTGGTACACGGCCCGCACCTGGGAGTCGAGCGTCGAAGGCGAGCAAGCTGCGCGCGCCCTGGCCGCGCCGACCCCGCGCTTCCTGGACGACGCAGCCCCGACGCCAACCCTCCGCCCGACCTCAACACCGCGTCCAGCGACTCCCCGACCGGCCACGCCGACGCCGCTTCAGGCGACACCGGCCCTCGCGCTGCGGGCTGCCGATGCCGGGGAGCGCCGGGGCGGCCACCTGGCAGCTACCGCGCCCGCGGGTGACGACGACCGCGCGCAGGATGCCTCGCCGCCAGACGCCGAACGTGACGTCCCGGCGCCCACGGCTACCCCGGAGCCGCGCGCCCCGACGGACGCCATCGCGCTGGCCGAGAGCGAGTTCCGGTTTCTCGATCCGCCGGAGCCGGGTGCACAGGCTCAGCTCACGGTCGCTATCCGCAACGCGTCCACGCTGCCGACGGGGCCGCTTCGGCTGACCCTCTCGACCCGCTGGCTGAGCGGCTGGCGCGTCCTGGCCGCCGAGCCGCCCGTGCTGGATGACCGCGTCGAGCCGGGCAACCGGCGGATCTTCGAGTTCCCGGGCCTGGACCCTGAATCCGAGGGGGCGTTTGAGCTGCACCTCGTCACCACCGACGATCTGGTGGACGCGCCCGAGCTGGTTCTGAGCCAGTCGGACGGCGCGGAGATCGACCGTACTCAGCCCGAGACCGTCGCGCCGCGCCCCAACCCGGGGCCAGCCCGAACGGTTGAGATCCCGCGCCTCAAGCTGCGCGCGGCGGTGGTGCAGACGACCTGGGAGCCGCCAGCATTCGTGGTCGGGCAGCTCAAGGGCACGGCCAACCTGGGCGAGGGGAACACGGTGCTGCTCGGACACCTGAACGGGCTGGCCGGCGACGTCTTCGCCCGGCTCGACGAGCTGGAGCCGGGCGACGAGGTGATCGCCGTCTCGCGCGGGCTGGAGTACCGCTACGTGGTCAGCGAGACGATGCTGCTGCCCGGCGACGACAGTATCCCGATCCAGCCAACGGACGAGCCGCGCCTGACCCTCCTGACCTGCGCCGGCGAGTGGAACCCCGTCGAGCACGACTACTCCCACCGCCTGTGGGTCGTGGCCGAGCCAGCGGAGCTTGCCGAAGCGAGCCTCAAAGGCGAGAGGCCCGGACCGTTGACGCGGCAGCTCGGACTGGCGCCGCCGCTGACCTTGCTTCCGCCGGCCAACCTCGGCCCCTCGCCCAAGGAAGCCGTGGTCACCGCCACACCAGAGGACGCGCCCGAGCCAGAATCGACCATCGAGCTGCTCGCGCCGGACGACGGCGCACACGTGGGGGAGCGCGTCACTGTCGCTGGCCGCCTGACCGACGCCGCCGATGCCAGCCAGCCGGTCTGGCTGGCCGTGCGCGCGGACGTTGAGGGGAGCCGCTGGTATCTGTACGCTGAACCGCTGCTGCCTGACGCTGACGGCGAGTGGTCCGCCAGTCTGGAGCTTGGCGGCGCGCCCGGCATTCGGCACACCATCGTGGCGGCGCAGGTGGACCCGGCAACGAACGCCCGCCTGCAGCGGCAGGCCCGCCAGCGGCCGGGCGAGCCGCTCTCGATCCTGCCAGACGCCTTCGAGCAGGGCGCACGGATCACGGTCGTGCGTCGGTAA
- a CDS encoding GIY-YIG nuclease family protein codes for MSSHTRVLYIGITNDLERRVHEHRTGSVPGFSSKYRTRALVYFEETGDVREALQRERSMKGWSRARKVHLIESTNPEWCDLSEAWRDGSADSG; via the coding sequence ATGAGCAGCCACACGCGGGTACTGTACATTGGCATAACCAACGACCTCGAACGGCGAGTTCACGAACACAGGACCGGCAGCGTGCCGGGGTTCAGCAGCAAGTACCGCACGCGTGCGCTGGTCTATTTCGAGGAAACCGGCGACGTTCGTGAGGCTCTTCAGCGAGAGCGCAGCATGAAGGGCTGGTCGCGCGCCAGAAAGGTTCACCTCATTGAAAGCACGAACCCGGAATGGTGCGACCTGAGCGAAGCGTGGAGGGATGGCAGCGCAGACAGCGGGTGA
- a CDS encoding LysR family transcriptional regulator gives MRQLTCFERVAELGSMSRAAEALHLVQPAISQQIATLEREVGLRLFHRGPRGVRLTEAGEALLPYARRVLTEVERAGQVLGGLRELRGGRVSIGITPSAVIWLLPDLLERYRTQHPLVQVQVQEDMTDQLVEYLSDGRLDLAVVSLPVDDDGLIVRPILEERLALIVGPDHRLAGTESVDLADLADEPWILPYRRHGVRALVEAACAEAGFQLRVAVELSGLGPIKLLVQRGLGMSVLPPAVVANEVRLGQLHAVTIDRPALLRTVGLARRRNEHPTPAAGAMESTIGQVASNVRGWD, from the coding sequence TTGCGCCAGTTGACGTGCTTCGAGCGCGTCGCCGAGCTCGGAAGCATGTCGCGTGCGGCGGAGGCGCTGCACCTCGTCCAGCCAGCCATCAGCCAGCAGATCGCCACGCTGGAGCGCGAGGTCGGGCTGCGCCTCTTTCACCGAGGGCCGCGCGGCGTCCGCCTCACCGAGGCCGGCGAGGCGCTCCTGCCGTACGCCCGGCGCGTCCTGACCGAGGTCGAGCGGGCCGGGCAGGTGCTCGGCGGCCTCCGCGAGCTGCGGGGTGGGCGGGTCTCGATTGGGATCACGCCGTCGGCGGTGATCTGGCTGCTGCCGGACCTCCTGGAACGTTACCGGACGCAGCATCCGCTGGTGCAGGTCCAGGTGCAGGAGGACATGACCGATCAGCTGGTCGAGTACCTGAGCGATGGCCGCCTCGATCTGGCTGTCGTCTCGCTGCCGGTGGACGACGACGGCCTGATCGTCCGGCCGATCCTCGAAGAGCGGCTGGCGCTGATCGTCGGGCCGGACCATCGGCTGGCGGGCACGGAGTCCGTCGACCTGGCGGATCTTGCGGACGAGCCGTGGATCTTGCCGTATCGCCGGCATGGCGTCCGTGCGCTGGTCGAGGCGGCCTGTGCTGAGGCGGGCTTCCAGTTGCGGGTGGCCGTCGAGCTGTCCGGCCTGGGACCGATCAAGCTGCTGGTCCAGCGCGGTCTGGGGATGTCGGTGCTGCCGCCGGCCGTGGTCGCGAACGAGGTCCGTCTTGGGCAGCTCCACGCGGTCACCATCGACCGTCCGGCCCTGCTGCGGACGGTCGGGCTGGCCCGTCGGCGCAACGAGCACCCGACCCCGGCCGCCGGCGCGATGGAATCGACCATCGGGCAGGTGGCGTCGAACGTCCGTGGCTGGGACTGA